A single region of the Rathayibacter rathayi genome encodes:
- a CDS encoding GNAT family N-acetyltransferase, with protein sequence MISEVRHDEDLSRYTLWLDGENVGVVDYAVRGRDVVFLHTEIAPEHRHEGLGEALVEAALDDAHERFAGRIVPACPFVAEFIAEHPDYQELLAG encoded by the coding sequence ATGATCTCCGAGGTGCGCCACGACGAGGACTTATCCCGCTACACGCTCTGGCTCGACGGTGAGAACGTCGGAGTAGTGGACTACGCCGTCCGCGGCCGCGACGTGGTGTTCCTGCACACCGAGATCGCCCCGGAGCATCGCCACGAGGGGCTCGGCGAGGCCCTCGTCGAGGCGGCTCTCGATGACGCGCACGAGCGCTTCGCCGGACGTATCGTGCCGGCCTGCCCGTTCGTCGCCGAGTTCATCGCCGAGCACCCCGACTATCAAGAACTCCTCGCCGGCTGA
- a CDS encoding DNA-methyltransferase: MPRTIQIADGVPVSRSAVFHADNLEVLPQLAGGAFTVVYLDPPFNTGRAQVRTSTTSVRSTTGTIAGFKGRSYERIRGDLLRYDDHFDDYWSFLEPRLAEAWRLLAEDGTLYLHLDYREAHYAKVLLDALFGRECFLNEIIWAYDYGAKATRRWPTKHDTILVYVKDPRGYHFDSAAVDREPYMAPGLVTPEKAERGKRPTDVWWHTIVSPTGREKTGYPTQKPEGILRRIVQASSREGDAVLDFFAGSGTTGAVAHSLGRRFVLVDEHADAVAVMRRRFATLSPAPLFL; this comes from the coding sequence GTGCCCAGGACGATCCAGATCGCGGACGGCGTCCCGGTGTCTCGGAGCGCAGTGTTCCACGCCGATAACCTCGAGGTCCTGCCGCAGCTCGCCGGCGGGGCCTTCACTGTCGTCTACCTCGACCCTCCGTTCAACACCGGCCGGGCGCAGGTGCGGACCTCGACCACCTCCGTCCGCTCCACGACCGGCACGATTGCGGGCTTCAAGGGGCGCAGCTACGAGCGGATCCGCGGCGACCTGCTCCGCTACGACGACCACTTCGACGACTACTGGTCATTCCTCGAGCCTCGGCTGGCGGAGGCGTGGCGCCTTCTGGCCGAGGACGGCACGCTCTATCTCCACCTCGACTATCGCGAGGCGCACTATGCCAAAGTGCTGCTCGACGCGCTCTTCGGCCGCGAGTGCTTCCTGAACGAGATCATCTGGGCCTACGACTACGGGGCGAAAGCCACGCGCCGCTGGCCGACCAAGCACGACACGATCCTCGTGTACGTGAAGGACCCGCGCGGCTACCACTTCGACTCCGCGGCCGTGGACCGCGAGCCGTACATGGCCCCCGGCCTGGTCACCCCCGAGAAGGCCGAGCGCGGCAAGCGACCGACCGATGTCTGGTGGCACACCATCGTCTCGCCGACCGGTCGCGAGAAGACCGGCTACCCGACGCAGAAGCCGGAGGGGATCCTCCGTCGCATCGTGCAGGCGTCGAGCCGGGAGGGCGACGCCGTCCTCGATTTCTTCGCCGGGTCCGGCACGACCGGGGCGGTCGCGCACTCCCTGGGCCGGCGCTTCGTCCTCGTCGACGAGCACGCCGACGCGGTCGCCGTCATGCGCCGCCGCTTCGCTACTCTCTCGCCGGCCCCCCTCTTCCTCTGA
- a CDS encoding LacI family DNA-binding transcriptional regulator: MVAARAGVSRATVSRVVNGAPQVAAEIVTAVEKAIVELDYVPNHAARMLASRRTQSIALIVPESTARVFADPFFASIVQGAAMRLADSDYTLSMLIASETDGEKTRRYLLGGNVDGALVVSHHSGDHSYAALSGTLPIVFGGRPLSPEERGSYFVDVDNTEGAAVATAHLIERGRRRIATVAGPADMPPGVDRLIGWRGALTDAGLADDLVEWGDFSPASGAEAMRRLLDRDPGIDGLFAANDQMAVGAYAALRDAGRRIPEDVSVVGFDDDLFARNAVPALTTVRQLPDDLGARMVELLTARIEGLPVEHRTLMPTTLVVRASS; the protein is encoded by the coding sequence ATGGTCGCGGCGCGGGCCGGAGTGTCGCGCGCGACGGTCTCGCGGGTGGTGAACGGCGCCCCGCAGGTCGCGGCCGAGATCGTGACCGCCGTCGAGAAGGCCATCGTCGAACTCGATTACGTGCCCAACCACGCCGCCCGGATGCTCGCCTCGCGGCGCACGCAGTCGATCGCGCTGATCGTGCCGGAGTCGACAGCCCGCGTCTTCGCGGATCCGTTCTTCGCCTCGATCGTGCAGGGCGCCGCGATGCGCCTGGCCGACTCCGACTACACGCTCTCGATGCTGATCGCGTCCGAGACCGACGGCGAGAAGACGCGGCGCTACCTGCTCGGCGGCAACGTGGACGGTGCGCTCGTGGTCTCGCACCACTCGGGCGACCACTCCTACGCGGCACTCTCGGGTACGCTGCCGATCGTCTTCGGCGGGCGGCCACTCTCGCCGGAGGAGCGCGGTTCGTACTTTGTGGACGTGGACAACACCGAGGGCGCGGCCGTCGCCACAGCCCACCTGATCGAGCGCGGCCGCCGCCGGATCGCGACCGTCGCGGGACCCGCTGACATGCCGCCCGGAGTGGATCGCCTGATCGGTTGGCGCGGCGCCCTGACTGACGCCGGCCTTGCCGACGACCTGGTCGAGTGGGGCGACTTCTCGCCCGCCAGCGGCGCCGAGGCGATGCGCCGCCTCCTCGACCGTGATCCCGGCATCGACGGCCTGTTCGCCGCGAACGACCAGATGGCGGTCGGCGCATACGCCGCGCTGCGCGACGCCGGACGACGGATCCCCGAGGACGTGTCGGTTGTCGGCTTCGACGACGACCTCTTCGCGCGGAACGCCGTGCCCGCTCTGACCACGGTGCGCCAGCTCCCCGACGACCTCGGCGCCCGCATGGTCGAACTGCTGACCGCCCGGATCGAGGGCCTTCCCGTCGAGCACCGCACGCTGATGCCGACGACGCTCGTGGTGCGGGCGAGCAGCTGA
- a CDS encoding GH1 family beta-glucosidase, translating to MSAAPTPVTPSHSEQITRADRLAAREWPAGFLWGSATAAAQIEGAGHEGGKEDSIWDAFSRVPGAVAKGDTPEVAVDHYHRMSADVQLMRELGLDSYRFSVSWSRVKPGDRAVNLEGLDFYSRLVDELLGAGVLPWLTLYHWDLPQAVEETGGWANRDTAERFRDYAEAVYESLGDRVQHWTTFNEPFCSTLLSYGAGVHAPGVISQQKALAAVHHTHLAHGLAVSTLRQLGAQNLGITLNLSNAVPDDQEDEADLDAARRFDALQNRLFLDPLLRGEYPEDLLEDVAGLGLDELIVDGDLDLISLPLDFLGVNHYHDDNVSAYPLPAGAEDFAQATDREVGSPWVGSEFITFPSRGLPRTAMDWEVNPDGLRYLLTRLGLEYENLPPLYVTENGAAYDDVVVDGRVHDVDRTQYVLDHVEKVADAIDQGADIRGYFVWSLLDNYEWAWGYEKRFGIVRVDYDTQERIVKDSGLVYSRLLGGSAAATLG from the coding sequence ATGAGCGCCGCCCCCACCCCCGTGACCCCGAGTCACTCGGAGCAGATCACGCGGGCCGACCGGCTCGCCGCTCGCGAGTGGCCGGCCGGCTTCCTCTGGGGATCCGCGACCGCCGCCGCCCAGATCGAGGGCGCTGGGCACGAGGGCGGTAAAGAGGACAGCATCTGGGATGCTTTCTCGCGCGTTCCCGGAGCAGTCGCGAAGGGAGACACCCCCGAGGTCGCGGTCGACCACTACCACCGGATGTCCGCTGATGTGCAGCTGATGAGGGAGCTGGGGCTGGATTCCTACCGCTTCTCGGTCAGCTGGTCGCGGGTGAAGCCCGGCGACCGGGCCGTGAACCTCGAGGGTCTCGACTTCTACTCCCGCCTGGTCGACGAGCTGCTCGGCGCCGGCGTCCTGCCGTGGCTGACCCTCTACCACTGGGACCTCCCGCAGGCCGTCGAGGAGACCGGCGGTTGGGCGAACCGCGACACCGCGGAGCGCTTTCGGGACTACGCCGAGGCCGTCTACGAGAGCCTCGGCGACCGGGTCCAGCACTGGACCACCTTCAACGAGCCGTTCTGCTCGACCCTGCTCTCGTACGGAGCAGGCGTGCACGCTCCCGGTGTCATCTCGCAGCAGAAGGCCCTCGCCGCTGTACACCACACGCACCTCGCCCACGGACTGGCCGTTTCGACGCTGCGCCAGCTCGGCGCGCAGAACCTCGGCATCACGCTCAATCTCTCGAACGCCGTCCCCGACGACCAGGAGGACGAGGCCGACCTCGATGCCGCTCGCCGCTTCGACGCACTGCAAAACCGCCTCTTCCTCGACCCCCTGCTGCGCGGCGAGTACCCCGAGGACCTGCTCGAGGATGTCGCCGGGCTCGGCCTCGACGAGCTGATCGTGGACGGCGACCTCGACCTGATCTCGCTCCCGCTCGACTTCCTCGGCGTGAACCACTACCACGACGACAACGTCTCGGCTTACCCGCTGCCGGCCGGCGCCGAGGACTTCGCGCAGGCGACCGACCGCGAGGTCGGCTCCCCCTGGGTCGGCTCCGAGTTCATCACCTTCCCCTCGCGCGGGCTGCCGCGCACTGCGATGGACTGGGAGGTGAACCCCGACGGGCTGCGCTACCTGCTGACCCGCCTGGGCCTGGAGTACGAGAACCTCCCCCCGCTCTACGTGACGGAGAACGGCGCCGCCTACGACGACGTCGTCGTGGACGGCCGCGTGCACGACGTGGACCGCACGCAGTACGTGCTCGATCACGTCGAGAAGGTCGCCGACGCGATCGACCAGGGCGCCGACATCCGCGGCTACTTCGTCTGGTCGCTCCTGGACAACTACGAGTGGGCCTGGGGCTACGAGAAGCGCTTCGGCATCGTGCGCGTCGACTACGACACGCAGGAGCGGATCGTGAAGGACTCGGGCCTGGTCTACTCCCGTCTGCTCGGCGGCAGCGCCGCGGCGACCCTCGGCTGA
- a CDS encoding MDR family MFS transporter yields the protein MSHRQILFVIFGLMAGMFLSSLDQTIVGTSMRTIADDLDGLSQQAWVTTAYLIVSTIATPIYGKLSDIFGRRPLYLIAIVLFLIGSALAGFSTSMLGLAGFRAVQGLGAGGLMSLALTVMGDILPPRERAKYQGYFLAVFGISSVVGPLIGGLLAGTPEILFITGWRWVFLINLPIGAVALFIVVRFLHLPKPAGKRSVRIDWWGASLVVIAAGPLLLVAEQGREWGWGSPIAWVCYLVGTLGIVGFIAAERMMGDDALIPLKLFRSPTFSMATVLGVLVGFGMFGGMMAIPLYLQLVNGATPTESGFLMLPMILGLMIASIVSGQIISRTGRYRAFPIVGTFLMSAAFFFFTFVSIDKPVIFMMGGMLLLGLGLGQMMQTLTLASQNSVDVANMGVATSASTFFRQIGGTLGTAVIFSVLFSRIPETIAAAFKNPVLSADLQRAAADPAVIADPANAGILKLLQSQDTAAIGAALNGDTSFLNTANRALSAPFLTGFNDATVTVFQVALGVVLLAFVLSWFLKTPPLRAKSAMQEAHDLAAEDSAEELRRTDPQLAARAGADLAAGSIEPDVRTDSVPTAPPQDGAHRN from the coding sequence ATGTCGCACCGCCAGATCCTGTTCGTCATCTTCGGCCTGATGGCCGGGATGTTCCTCTCCTCGCTCGATCAGACGATCGTCGGCACCTCGATGCGCACCATCGCGGACGACCTCGACGGCCTCTCGCAGCAAGCGTGGGTGACCACCGCCTACCTGATCGTCTCGACGATCGCGACGCCCATCTACGGCAAGCTCTCCGACATCTTCGGACGCCGACCGCTCTACCTGATCGCGATCGTGCTGTTCCTGATCGGCTCGGCGCTCGCCGGCTTCTCGACCTCGATGCTCGGCCTCGCGGGCTTCCGCGCCGTGCAGGGTCTCGGCGCCGGCGGCCTGATGTCGCTCGCGCTCACCGTGATGGGCGACATCCTCCCCCCGCGCGAGCGCGCCAAGTACCAGGGCTACTTCCTCGCGGTCTTCGGCATCTCGAGCGTCGTCGGACCGCTCATCGGCGGCCTGCTCGCCGGCACCCCCGAGATCCTCTTCATCACCGGGTGGCGCTGGGTCTTCCTGATCAACCTGCCAATCGGCGCCGTGGCGCTGTTCATCGTGGTGCGCTTCCTGCACCTCCCCAAGCCCGCCGGCAAGCGCTCGGTGCGGATCGACTGGTGGGGCGCCTCGCTCGTGGTCATCGCCGCCGGCCCGCTGCTGCTGGTCGCGGAGCAGGGCCGCGAGTGGGGCTGGGGCTCGCCGATCGCGTGGGTCTGCTACCTCGTCGGCACGCTGGGCATCGTCGGCTTCATCGCAGCCGAGCGGATGATGGGCGACGACGCGCTGATCCCCCTCAAGCTCTTCCGCTCGCCGACCTTCTCGATGGCGACCGTCCTGGGCGTCCTGGTCGGCTTCGGCATGTTCGGCGGCATGATGGCGATTCCGCTGTACCTGCAGCTGGTCAACGGTGCCACGCCGACCGAGTCCGGCTTCCTGATGCTGCCGATGATCCTTGGCTTGATGATCGCCTCGATCGTCTCGGGGCAGATCATCTCGCGTACCGGCCGCTACCGCGCCTTCCCGATCGTCGGCACCTTCCTGATGTCGGCGGCCTTCTTCTTCTTCACCTTCGTGTCGATCGACAAGCCGGTGATCTTCATGATGGGCGGGATGCTGCTGCTGGGCCTCGGGCTCGGGCAGATGATGCAGACCCTCACCCTGGCCTCGCAGAACTCGGTCGACGTGGCGAACATGGGAGTCGCGACCAGCGCCTCGACGTTCTTCCGCCAGATCGGCGGCACGCTGGGCACCGCCGTCATCTTCTCGGTGCTGTTCAGCCGCATCCCCGAGACCATCGCCGCAGCATTCAAGAACCCGGTGCTCTCGGCCGACCTGCAGCGGGCGGCCGCCGATCCGGCCGTCATCGCGGACCCGGCCAACGCCGGCATCCTGAAACTGCTCCAGTCGCAGGACACCGCGGCGATCGGCGCCGCTCTCAACGGGGACACCTCGTTCCTGAACACAGCGAACCGCGCCCTCTCCGCTCCGTTCCTGACCGGATTCAATGACGCGACGGTGACCGTCTTCCAGGTCGCGCTGGGCGTCGTCCTGCTGGCCTTCGTGCTGTCGTGGTTCCTCAAGACCCCGCCGCTGCGGGCGAAGTCGGCCATGCAGGAGGCGCACGACCTGGCCGCCGAGGACAGCGCGGAGGAGCTGCGCCGCACAGATCCGCAGCTCGCCGCACGCGCCGGTGCCGATCTGGCCGCGGGCAGCATCGAGCCGGATGTCCGGACGGACTCGGTCCCTACCGCTCCGCCGCAGGACGGCGCCCACCGCAACTGA
- a CDS encoding Mur ligase family protein has product MLRPHISPSVPLATLAQTLELGGEDDLTTEISGVTLIASDVEPGDLFVALPGVNRHGAEFVEQAASRGAAAVLTDTTGAASARATGLPVLVVDQPRSRLGAIASTVYGTAERSPVLLGVTGTNGKTSTVHMLEGILRQLGVVPGLSSTAERHIGDTSVTSGLTTPEATELHALVARMEEEGVGAAAIEVSAQALTRRRVDGVVFDVAGFTNLSHDHLDDYGDMDTYFGEKARLFRPDRARRAVVSLDSPAGARLCEIAGVPVTTITSVPGVDADWIVSMLEQEFGRTRFRLQNREGRAITTSVPIIGVHMAANAGLALVMLIEAGWPIGEIRAALHRDGGVDASLPGRTERVSGERGPTVYVDFGHSADAFARTLEAVREVTPGRVIMVFGADGDRDALKRPAMAEVAVRGSDALVITDHHPRFEDPASIRRTLVDAARAARPDAELHEVDDPKRAIRVAVSLAHEGDAILWAGPGHQNYRDILGVRTPYSARAEARAALREAGWADEAVPATA; this is encoded by the coding sequence ATGCTCCGCCCCCACATCTCGCCGTCCGTTCCTCTCGCCACACTCGCACAGACCCTCGAGCTCGGGGGCGAGGACGATCTCACCACCGAAATCAGCGGAGTCACGCTGATCGCCTCGGACGTCGAGCCCGGCGACCTCTTCGTCGCGCTACCCGGCGTGAACCGCCACGGCGCCGAGTTCGTCGAGCAGGCCGCGTCACGCGGGGCCGCAGCCGTGCTCACCGACACCACCGGAGCAGCCTCCGCGCGGGCGACTGGGCTGCCCGTCCTCGTGGTCGACCAGCCGCGCTCGCGCCTGGGTGCGATCGCCTCCACCGTCTATGGCACGGCCGAACGCTCCCCGGTGCTTTTGGGCGTGACCGGCACCAACGGTAAGACCTCGACGGTGCACATGCTCGAGGGGATCCTCCGACAGCTCGGCGTGGTCCCGGGCCTGAGTTCGACCGCCGAGCGCCATATCGGCGACACCTCGGTGACCAGCGGTCTGACCACGCCGGAGGCCACCGAGCTGCACGCCCTGGTCGCCCGTATGGAGGAGGAGGGTGTCGGCGCCGCCGCAATCGAAGTCAGCGCGCAGGCCCTCACCCGGCGCCGCGTCGACGGCGTCGTCTTCGACGTCGCGGGGTTCACCAATCTGAGCCATGACCACCTCGACGACTACGGCGACATGGACACCTACTTCGGCGAGAAGGCGCGGCTCTTCCGACCCGACCGGGCCCGCCGTGCCGTCGTCTCACTCGACTCGCCCGCCGGGGCTCGCCTCTGCGAGATCGCCGGCGTGCCAGTCACCACGATCACCTCCGTTCCCGGCGTCGACGCCGACTGGATCGTCAGTATGCTCGAGCAGGAATTCGGCCGCACCCGGTTCCGGCTCCAGAACCGCGAGGGCCGCGCGATTACGACCTCCGTCCCGATCATCGGTGTGCACATGGCGGCCAACGCCGGCCTCGCTCTTGTGATGCTGATCGAGGCCGGCTGGCCGATCGGCGAGATCCGAGCCGCCCTGCACCGCGACGGCGGAGTGGACGCCTCGCTGCCCGGCCGCACCGAGCGCGTCTCGGGTGAGCGCGGGCCGACGGTGTATGTCGACTTCGGCCACAGCGCCGACGCCTTCGCGCGCACGCTCGAGGCGGTCCGAGAGGTCACTCCGGGTCGGGTGATCATGGTCTTCGGCGCGGACGGCGACCGCGATGCGCTGAAGCGTCCCGCGATGGCCGAGGTCGCGGTCCGGGGCAGCGACGCGCTGGTGATCACCGATCACCACCCGCGCTTTGAGGACCCGGCCTCGATCCGTCGAACCCTCGTCGACGCCGCCCGCGCTGCACGTCCCGATGCCGAGCTCCACGAGGTCGACGACCCCAAACGCGCTATCCGCGTCGCCGTCTCGCTGGCGCACGAGGGCGACGCCATCCTCTGGGCCGGTCCCGGACACCAGAACTACCGCGACATCCTCGGTGTCCGCACCCCCTATTCCGCTCGAGCGGAGGCGCGCGCTGCGTTGCGCGAGGCCGGCTGGGCGGACGAGGCGGTCCCGGCCACCGCGTGA
- a CDS encoding M15 family metallopeptidase, with protein sequence MTSNENETTGPRSVRRRSLVIGVAAAGLTALGVGAAIGNGAPPPALTPVPPSPLPLTTASATTTARSTPTPSGIDLAAHSVDEPASIWVVVNKLRTLSPVDYVPADLTFPDVPYVNRQPMRQATADALVPLFEAARSEVGLSLAVQSAYRSYDTQVGVYAGWVSSRGQAGADATSARPGHSEHQTGWAVDVVGASGECALEICWGDTAEGQWVGANAHRFGFLVRYKPDTTSTTGYESEPYHLRYIGTVLSGYLHDSGIETLERAFGLPDAPDYAPGTTS encoded by the coding sequence ATGACGTCGAACGAGAACGAGACGACCGGCCCCCGCTCGGTCCGCCGCCGGTCCCTGGTCATTGGAGTCGCCGCCGCGGGCCTGACCGCCCTGGGCGTAGGAGCCGCCATCGGGAACGGCGCCCCGCCCCCGGCACTGACGCCTGTGCCACCCTCGCCCTTGCCTCTCACCACCGCGTCGGCCACGACCACCGCGAGGTCGACCCCCACCCCCTCGGGGATCGACCTCGCGGCACACTCCGTCGACGAGCCGGCGAGCATCTGGGTCGTCGTCAACAAGCTCCGGACGCTCTCGCCCGTCGACTACGTCCCGGCCGACCTGACCTTCCCGGACGTGCCCTACGTCAACCGCCAGCCGATGCGCCAGGCCACGGCGGACGCCCTCGTCCCGCTCTTCGAGGCGGCCAGGAGTGAGGTGGGCCTCTCGCTCGCGGTGCAGAGCGCCTACCGCTCCTACGACACTCAGGTCGGCGTCTACGCGGGCTGGGTGTCCTCGCGCGGGCAGGCGGGAGCGGACGCGACCAGTGCGCGCCCGGGGCACAGTGAGCACCAGACCGGCTGGGCGGTGGACGTGGTCGGAGCATCGGGAGAATGCGCGCTCGAGATCTGCTGGGGTGACACTGCGGAGGGTCAGTGGGTCGGCGCGAACGCGCACCGGTTCGGCTTCCTGGTGCGGTACAAGCCGGACACCACTTCAACCACGGGGTACGAGTCGGAGCCGTACCACCTGCGCTACATCGGCACCGTGCTCTCCGGCTACCTGCACGACTCCGGGATCGAGACGCTCGAGCGAGCCTTCGGCCTTCCGGATGCGCCCGACTACGCGCCGGGGACCACCTCCTAG
- a CDS encoding amidase domain-containing protein: MPPRSTRSPLPADHPETPAAPLTRRELRESEGRIRPAGPARPSAPARPHLTGEASFSSRRDRRDAEGHRARTSPVRRGASFVRPSPRTVALAVSGGLVVVAVASSLSLTVGAGSSAESASAGAATPTATSVAVLPATTASARVVLSSVSTTTGTVAGGTSVTLEGANLDSVAAVRFGDSEGSVAVDNPDQITLTAPPADGEAAGEVPVAFFDADGRAIRFDAVTDSAAAVTVDGTPADAVQPAVETSDPAVGTTARASTDLAAPTVSATTGPATATGPTATGVLASTKVVASAITFAYTPDPAIEAAKAQVALDASRLASQLDYLRTYWSDYNSAQYGVIPGNDCVNFASQSLIARGWEMDGEWNSSSSGYSAAWASSTAFHAYLAAHPERATPISNAERSLVKPGDIVQFDWNGSGDWDHTGVVTSVDGETILYSSHTADNHDQSIDSASAGRIAFWGL; the protein is encoded by the coding sequence GTGCCCCCTCGTTCCACCCGTTCCCCCCTGCCCGCTGACCACCCGGAGACCCCCGCAGCGCCGCTCACCCGTCGCGAGCTGCGCGAGAGCGAAGGCCGCATCCGCCCCGCCGGCCCCGCGCGGCCCTCGGCCCCGGCGCGGCCGCACCTGACCGGCGAGGCGTCCTTCTCCTCGCGCCGCGACCGCCGTGATGCCGAGGGACACCGGGCCCGCACCTCGCCCGTCCGCCGCGGCGCTTCCTTCGTCCGCCCCTCCCCGCGGACGGTGGCGCTCGCCGTCTCGGGCGGGCTCGTCGTCGTGGCCGTCGCCTCAAGTCTGAGCCTCACCGTCGGCGCCGGCTCCTCCGCCGAATCGGCCTCCGCGGGGGCCGCCACGCCGACCGCGACGAGCGTCGCCGTGCTCCCCGCAACCACCGCCTCCGCGAGGGTCGTTCTCAGCTCCGTCTCCACCACCACGGGCACCGTGGCCGGCGGCACGAGCGTGACGCTCGAGGGAGCGAACCTGGACTCGGTCGCTGCAGTCCGCTTCGGGGACTCCGAGGGCAGCGTCGCCGTCGACAATCCCGACCAGATCACTCTCACGGCTCCGCCCGCCGACGGCGAGGCCGCGGGCGAGGTCCCGGTGGCATTCTTCGACGCCGACGGCCGCGCGATCAGGTTCGATGCGGTCACCGACTCCGCCGCCGCGGTCACCGTCGACGGCACGCCCGCCGACGCGGTGCAGCCCGCCGTCGAGACATCGGACCCCGCGGTGGGCACGACGGCGCGGGCCTCGACCGACCTCGCCGCTCCGACCGTGAGCGCCACGACCGGCCCTGCCACCGCGACCGGCCCCACCGCGACCGGCGTGCTCGCCAGCACGAAGGTCGTTGCCTCGGCGATCACCTTCGCCTACACGCCCGACCCGGCGATCGAGGCCGCGAAGGCGCAGGTCGCTCTCGACGCGAGCCGCCTCGCCTCGCAGCTCGACTACCTCCGCACGTACTGGAGCGACTACAACTCCGCCCAGTACGGCGTGATCCCGGGCAATGACTGCGTCAACTTCGCCTCACAGTCGCTGATCGCCCGCGGTTGGGAGATGGACGGCGAGTGGAACTCCTCCTCCTCCGGCTACAGCGCAGCGTGGGCGTCCTCCACCGCGTTCCACGCCTACCTCGCGGCGCACCCCGAGCGTGCGACGCCGATCTCGAATGCGGAGCGGAGCCTGGTGAAGCCGGGTGACATCGTCCAGTTCGACTGGAACGGCTCGGGCGACTGGGACCACACCGGCGTGGTGACGAGTGTCGACGGTGAGACGATCCTTTACTCCTCGCACACCGCTGACAACCACGACCAGAGCATCGACTCGGCCTCCGCCGGCCGGATCGCCTTCTGGGGGCTGTGA
- a CDS encoding CsbD family protein, which produces MGADDKIRTAAENLVGKAKEAVGKLTDNERLEAEGEADQTKAHTKKVGEDVKDVFKN; this is translated from the coding sequence ATGGGTGCAGACGACAAGATCCGCACTGCAGCCGAGAACCTGGTCGGCAAGGCCAAGGAGGCCGTCGGCAAGTTGACCGACAACGAACGCCTCGAGGCCGAGGGCGAGGCCGACCAGACCAAGGCCCACACCAAGAAGGTCGGCGAGGACGTCAAGGACGTCTTCAAGAACTGA
- a CDS encoding DUF6286 domain-containing protein, which translates to MSPSAPDTRYRRYLRRETHRSRSAAQIVVLVLIALVAAYVGTEAVVAVLGAAALLAAPSALLGGIVGVGSLANTALIGLAVGAGVLALILLVLALAPGSRARHTVDDDRLAVVVDDGVIASALARTARTAAHSRREDTRASLGRRTALVEVTPASGIAVDRDAVQSAVDDELGRIAASPAPRATVRVSKSGRI; encoded by the coding sequence ATGAGCCCGTCGGCCCCCGACACCCGCTACCGCCGCTACCTCCGCCGCGAGACCCACCGGTCCCGTTCGGCCGCGCAGATCGTCGTCCTGGTGCTGATCGCCCTGGTCGCCGCCTACGTCGGCACGGAGGCGGTAGTGGCCGTCCTCGGCGCCGCCGCTCTGCTCGCCGCTCCCTCAGCGCTGCTCGGCGGGATCGTCGGAGTCGGGTCCCTGGCGAACACCGCGCTCATCGGGCTCGCGGTTGGCGCGGGCGTCCTCGCCCTGATCCTGCTGGTGCTCGCGCTGGCGCCCGGCTCACGGGCCCGCCACACCGTGGACGACGACCGACTCGCTGTGGTCGTAGACGATGGAGTGATCGCCTCCGCGCTCGCCCGCACTGCCCGCACGGCCGCCCACTCCCGCCGCGAGGACACGCGCGCCTCGCTCGGCCGCCGCACGGCACTGGTCGAGGTGACCCCCGCCTCGGGCATCGCCGTCGACCGCGACGCCGTGCAGAGTGCTGTCGATGACGAGCTCGGCCGCATTGCTGCGTCGCCCGCCCCGCGCGCTACCGTCCGCGTGTCGAAATCCGGGAGGATCTGA
- a CDS encoding DUF2273 domain-containing protein, producing the protein MSDFQRPAPPAPGSRSTVLGVVVGAVLAFAALIFGFWGFVLTAVFMALGVVIARIADGSLDVRSLVDVFRGRTTSR; encoded by the coding sequence ATGAGCGACTTCCAGCGCCCTGCGCCGCCCGCCCCCGGTAGCCGCAGCACCGTCCTCGGCGTCGTCGTCGGCGCGGTCCTCGCCTTCGCGGCCCTGATATTCGGCTTCTGGGGTTTCGTGCTCACCGCCGTCTTCATGGCTCTGGGCGTCGTGATCGCCCGCATCGCCGACGGCTCCCTCGACGTGCGCAGCCTTGTGGACGTGTTCCGCGGCCGCACCACCTCCCGCTAG